A genomic window from Pygocentrus nattereri isolate fPygNat1 chromosome 22, fPygNat1.pri, whole genome shotgun sequence includes:
- the wu:fd46g04 gene encoding endonuclease domain-containing 1 protein isoform X1 — protein sequence MPYSSFMLLVLLPAISLAEVTSFTRCPQFFVGGIPPTVLEDKTDNNRYEQICQCLLDQNQKPEYFYATLYDTRNKIPVYSAYEFRRTDLDRDDRWYVEPQLDGGTMECMGSLNKIPSANRGLRQALNKDYEGSGYDKGHLFPVYHTHTLDTMLATSTLTNAAPQDPSFNRGQWRRYEEDVATLLQQECEGAYVVTGVIPGNQQIGDGVRVAQYYWSAFCCSGGSGALRSEGYIGPDNNGRVQKVEVKKLEAILSDHYGSEFSIFQGTC from the exons ATGCCATACAGCTCGTTCATGCTCCTCGTTCTACTTCCTGCTATCTCTTTAGCCGAAGTCACTTCCTTCACACGATGCCCGCAGTTCTTTGTCGGAGGAATTCCTCCAACAGTTCTGGAAGACAAAACAGACAATAATCGCTACGAGCAGATCTGTCAGTGTCTTCTGGACCAGAACCAGAAGCCAGAATACTTCTATGCCACACTGTACGACACCAGGAACAAGATTCCCGTCTACTCGGCCTATGAATTCCGTCGCACTGACTTGGACAGGGATGATCGCTGGTATGTGGAGCCGCAG CTGGACGGGGGAACCATGGAGTGCATGGGGTCCCTAAACAAGATCCCGTCAGCCAATCGAGGCCTGCGGCAGGCTCTGAACAAAGACTATGAAGGCTCTGGCTATGACAAGGGCCACCTTTTCCCCGTTTACCACACCCACACTCTGGACACCATGCTAGCCACCTCCACCCTGACAAATGCTGCTCCACAGGACCCCTCCTTCAACCGCGGACAGTGGAGACGCTACGAGGAAGATGTGGCCACTCTGCTGCAGCAGGAATGCGAAGGAGCTTATGTCGTGACAGGCGTCATCCCTGGAAATCAGCAGATTGGGGATGGCGTAAGAGTGGCTCAGTATTACTGGAGCGCCTTCTGCTGTTCTGGAGGAAGTGGCGCTCTGCGCTCAGAGGGCTACATTGGCCCCGACAACAATGGCCGTGTGCAGAAGGTCGAAGTGAAGAAGCTGGAAGCCATTCTGAGTGACCACTATGGCTCAGAGTTTAGCATCTTCCAGGGcacatgctaa
- the wu:fd46g04 gene encoding endonuclease domain-containing 1 protein isoform X2, protein MAAQVTKETHKSEVTSFTRCPQFFVGGIPPTVLEDKTDNNRYEQICQCLLDQNQKPEYFYATLYDTRNKIPVYSAYEFRRTDLDRDDRWYVEPQLDGGTMECMGSLNKIPSANRGLRQALNKDYEGSGYDKGHLFPVYHTHTLDTMLATSTLTNAAPQDPSFNRGQWRRYEEDVATLLQQECEGAYVVTGVIPGNQQIGDGVRVAQYYWSAFCCSGGSGALRSEGYIGPDNNGRVQKVEVKKLEAILSDHYGSEFSIFQGTC, encoded by the exons CCGAAGTCACTTCCTTCACACGATGCCCGCAGTTCTTTGTCGGAGGAATTCCTCCAACAGTTCTGGAAGACAAAACAGACAATAATCGCTACGAGCAGATCTGTCAGTGTCTTCTGGACCAGAACCAGAAGCCAGAATACTTCTATGCCACACTGTACGACACCAGGAACAAGATTCCCGTCTACTCGGCCTATGAATTCCGTCGCACTGACTTGGACAGGGATGATCGCTGGTATGTGGAGCCGCAG CTGGACGGGGGAACCATGGAGTGCATGGGGTCCCTAAACAAGATCCCGTCAGCCAATCGAGGCCTGCGGCAGGCTCTGAACAAAGACTATGAAGGCTCTGGCTATGACAAGGGCCACCTTTTCCCCGTTTACCACACCCACACTCTGGACACCATGCTAGCCACCTCCACCCTGACAAATGCTGCTCCACAGGACCCCTCCTTCAACCGCGGACAGTGGAGACGCTACGAGGAAGATGTGGCCACTCTGCTGCAGCAGGAATGCGAAGGAGCTTATGTCGTGACAGGCGTCATCCCTGGAAATCAGCAGATTGGGGATGGCGTAAGAGTGGCTCAGTATTACTGGAGCGCCTTCTGCTGTTCTGGAGGAAGTGGCGCTCTGCGCTCAGAGGGCTACATTGGCCCCGACAACAATGGCCGTGTGCAGAAGGTCGAAGTGAAGAAGCTGGAAGCCATTCTGAGTGACCACTATGGCTCAGAGTTTAGCATCTTCCAGGGcacatgctaa